In one Desulfoferula mesophila genomic region, the following are encoded:
- a CDS encoding ABC transporter permease, which translates to MDWLKRIFIKVGVLPFLLVALVILFSLAEHRFMSLSNLLNVGRQTTYLAIVTAGQMLTILCAGFDLSVGSSVALTSIITAMVVVSVADPTTALILGILAGVGTATLVGLANGITIAVFRVSPFVVTLGMLSVAHGLALLISSGVPIFNLPPELNDIFGMGMLWGIPVPVIVAAAIVGLIWLLLSRTRVGRYFYALGGNREAARLSGIAVRKYTALAYVLCGTLTGITGVMLTARVASGEPNLGANLPLESIAAAVIGGVSLRGGEGSIIGAIFGAILIVTIRNGMDLMNISSYLQMVVMGCLLIFAVVMDQFRLSMRGRQ; encoded by the coding sequence TTGGACTGGCTAAAACGCATATTCATCAAGGTGGGGGTGCTCCCCTTCCTTCTGGTGGCTTTGGTCATCTTGTTCAGTTTGGCCGAGCATCGCTTCATGTCCCTGTCCAACCTGCTCAACGTGGGCCGCCAGACCACCTATCTGGCCATCGTCACGGCCGGTCAGATGCTGACCATCCTGTGCGCGGGCTTCGACCTCTCGGTGGGCTCGTCGGTGGCGCTCACCAGCATCATCACCGCCATGGTCGTGGTGTCGGTGGCCGACCCCACCACCGCCCTGATCCTGGGCATCCTGGCCGGCGTGGGCACCGCCACCCTGGTGGGCCTGGCCAACGGCATCACCATCGCCGTGTTCAGGGTCTCGCCTTTCGTGGTGACTCTGGGTATGCTTTCGGTGGCCCACGGCCTGGCCCTGCTGATCAGCAGCGGCGTGCCCATCTTCAACCTGCCGCCGGAGCTCAACGACATCTTCGGCATGGGCATGCTGTGGGGCATTCCGGTGCCGGTCATCGTGGCCGCGGCCATAGTGGGGCTCATCTGGCTGTTGCTCAGCCGCACCAGGGTGGGCCGCTATTTTTACGCCTTGGGCGGCAACCGCGAGGCGGCCCGCCTGTCGGGCATCGCGGTGCGCAAGTACACCGCGTTGGCCTATGTGCTTTGCGGCACCCTCACCGGCATCACCGGGGTGATGCTCACCGCCCGGGTGGCCTCGGGAGAGCCCAACCTGGGGGCCAACCTGCCCTTGGAATCCATCGCCGCGGCGGTCATCGGAGGGGTGAGCCTGCGCGGCGGCGAGGGTAGCATAATCGGCGCCATCTTTGGGGCCATACTCATCGTGACCATCCGCAACGGCATGGACCTGATGAACATCAGCTCGTATCTGCAGATGGTGGTCATGGGCTGCCTGCTTATCTTCGCGGTGGTCATGGACCAGTTCCGGCTCTCCATGCGGGGCCGGCAATAG
- a CDS encoding carboxyltransferase domain-containing protein, which produces MSKDKYDVILDTMPETESRLEILFRQAGDGFIQVEYGREQRAMLQDSFRMLAVNDIILGKGLQGLIETVPGIRTNMLHFDPSVLAADKLIGAVKEAEDSMPTVDDVVLPSRLIHLPLAFEDSETKKAVAKYLKEVRPDAPNCADGYNLEYMAMCNGVTVDECKKMLLGTDWFNSGGGFWPGGAFLWPTDPRCAVVVPKYNPPRTWTPEGAAGIGGPCVFTYTTPTGGGYQLFGRTIPVFQFACKHPMFKDGPFLYRNADRVRFHEVSEKEVVEIYGHVHDKTDYVYEIEEGEIKAKEYIEWFNSDEVQQGAAQLKAKQAEGTKKAPRL; this is translated from the coding sequence ATGAGCAAAGACAAATACGACGTGATTTTGGACACCATGCCGGAGACTGAATCCCGCTTGGAGATTCTGTTCCGCCAGGCGGGTGATGGCTTCATTCAGGTGGAGTACGGCCGCGAGCAGCGGGCCATGCTGCAGGACTCCTTCCGCATGCTGGCGGTGAACGACATAATCCTGGGCAAGGGCCTCCAGGGCCTCATCGAGACGGTTCCCGGCATCCGCACCAACATGCTGCACTTCGACCCCTCGGTGCTGGCGGCGGACAAGCTCATCGGCGCGGTGAAGGAAGCCGAGGACTCCATGCCCACGGTGGACGACGTGGTGCTGCCGTCGCGCTTGATCCACCTGCCTCTGGCCTTTGAGGACAGCGAGACCAAGAAGGCGGTGGCCAAGTACCTGAAGGAGGTGCGCCCCGACGCGCCCAACTGCGCCGACGGCTACAACCTGGAGTACATGGCCATGTGCAACGGGGTCACCGTGGACGAGTGCAAGAAGATGCTCTTGGGCACCGACTGGTTCAACAGCGGCGGCGGTTTCTGGCCGGGCGGCGCCTTCCTGTGGCCCACCGACCCCCGCTGCGCCGTGGTGGTGCCCAAGTACAACCCGCCGCGCACCTGGACCCCCGAGGGGGCGGCGGGCATCGGCGGCCCCTGCGTGTTCACCTACACCACTCCCACCGGCGGCGGCTACCAGCTCTTCGGCCGCACCATCCCGGTGTTCCAGTTCGCCTGCAAGCACCCCATGTTCAAGGACGGCCCCTTCCTGTATCGCAACGCCGACCGGGTGCGCTTCCACGAGGTCAGCGAAAAGGAAGTGGTGGAGATCTACGGCCACGTCCACGACAAGACCGACTACGTCTACGAGATCGAGGAAGGCGAGATCAAGGCCAAGGAATACATCGAGTGGTTCAACTCCGACGAGGTGCAACAGGGCGCGGCCCAGCTCAAGGCCAAGCAGGCCGAGGGCACCAAGAAGGCCCCCAGGCTGTAG
- a CDS encoding sugar ABC transporter ATP-binding protein, giving the protein MSELLLKAENITKTFPGVKALDKVNFDLRPGEVHVLFGENGAGKSTLTKVLAGSYLPEEGAIYLRGQKMDFKNPYDARSRGVSAVYQEFSLVPKLTVLENLFLGREMTKRGLLNKEAMLRQAQASLEDLGFDLDPMAKVGGLKRAERQMVEITKAFQGKMSVLILDEPTASLSDKEVIRLFELIDRLKGEGVGIIYISHRIDELKKVGDRISVLRDGRNVATLDMADADEEKLISLMTGRDYEEIFPEINTTPGKVVLEVQNLATISGLHDISFQVHEGEILGIAGLVGAGKSRVGRALYGLEKITGGTVIMEGYAVEDPSPIKSLKSGVMYFPADRHKEGLVLCRNVRENQTLASIPLFEKKGFIDMRREEGAVRGIVKKMNVRPGRIHNQINNLSGGNQQKVMLSRGLTRDVKLFVFDEASCGIDVGAKHDVYMFLKEQAERGAAVIFISSELPEVLHLSHNILVMHAGTVAKTMPGKGASEEDVLSACFGYEYDEICHNGHGAPAHGSGPNAIER; this is encoded by the coding sequence ATGTCCGAGCTTTTGCTTAAGGCCGAAAACATCACCAAGACCTTTCCCGGCGTGAAGGCCCTGGATAAAGTCAACTTTGATCTGCGCCCCGGCGAGGTGCATGTGTTGTTCGGGGAAAACGGCGCGGGCAAGTCCACCCTCACCAAGGTGCTGGCCGGCTCCTATCTGCCCGAAGAAGGCGCCATCTATTTGCGCGGCCAAAAGATGGATTTCAAAAACCCCTATGACGCGCGCAGCCGGGGGGTGTCGGCGGTGTACCAGGAATTCAGCCTGGTGCCCAAGCTCACGGTGCTGGAAAACCTTTTCCTGGGCCGCGAGATGACCAAGCGGGGCCTGTTGAACAAGGAGGCCATGCTCAGGCAGGCTCAGGCCTCCCTCGAGGATCTGGGATTTGACCTGGACCCCATGGCCAAGGTGGGCGGGCTCAAGCGGGCCGAACGGCAGATGGTGGAGATCACCAAGGCCTTTCAGGGAAAGATGTCGGTGTTGATCCTGGACGAGCCTACCGCGTCCCTGAGCGACAAGGAGGTTATTCGCCTTTTTGAGCTCATCGATCGCCTAAAGGGCGAGGGGGTGGGAATCATCTACATCTCCCACCGCATCGATGAATTGAAAAAGGTGGGCGACCGCATCAGCGTGCTGCGCGACGGCCGCAACGTGGCCACCCTGGACATGGCCGATGCCGACGAGGAGAAGCTAATCTCCCTCATGACCGGCCGCGATTACGAAGAGATCTTCCCGGAAATCAACACCACGCCGGGCAAGGTGGTGTTGGAGGTGCAGAACCTGGCCACCATCTCGGGACTGCACGACATCAGCTTCCAGGTGCATGAAGGCGAAATCCTGGGCATCGCCGGACTGGTGGGCGCGGGCAAGTCCCGGGTGGGGCGGGCCCTATACGGCCTGGAGAAGATCACCGGCGGCACGGTGATCATGGAAGGCTACGCCGTGGAAGATCCCTCGCCCATCAAGTCCCTCAAGAGCGGGGTGATGTATTTCCCGGCCGACCGCCACAAGGAAGGCCTGGTGCTGTGCCGCAACGTGCGCGAGAACCAGACACTGGCCTCCATCCCCCTGTTCGAGAAGAAGGGCTTCATCGACATGCGGCGCGAGGAGGGCGCGGTGCGCGGCATCGTCAAGAAGATGAACGTGCGTCCCGGCCGCATCCACAACCAGATAAACAACCTGAGCGGCGGCAATCAACAGAAGGTCATGCTGAGCCGCGGCCTGACCCGCGACGTCAAGCTGTTCGTCTTCGACGAGGCCTCCTGCGGCATCGACGTGGGGGCCAAGCACGACGTTTACATGTTCCTCAAGGAGCAGGCCGAGCGCGGCGCGGCGGTTATCTTCATCTCCTCGGAGCTGCCCGAGGTGCTGCACCTGAGCCACAACATCCTGGTCATGCACGCCGGCACCGTGGCTAAAACCATGCCCGGCAAGGGGGCCAGCGAGGAAGACGTGCTCAGCGCCTGTTTCGGCTATGAGTACGATGAAATCTGCCACAACGGTCACGGCGCCCCTGCTCACGGCTCCGGGCCCAACGCCATCGAGAGGTAA
- a CDS encoding LamB/YcsF family protein: MNIDLNADMGESFGMYKLGNDAEFMKYITSANVACGFHAGDPSVMKATVALAKEFGVAVGAHPGLPDLQGFGRREMKLTPAEVYDIIVYQAGALKGFCEAAGLRLHHVKPHGSLYGMVHRDPEMAAAVCQAAKDLDPDLYLYVMKKGVIAEEAAKLGVRTVFELYSDLSYDPEGNLVITRAHDAHDPAQVAQRVGKMVTQGKVAATDGSEIAIAGSSVCVHGDTPGADQIVMAVRQALEGAGCALASPEL, from the coding sequence GTGAACATTGACCTCAACGCCGACATGGGAGAATCCTTCGGCATGTACAAGCTCGGCAACGACGCCGAGTTCATGAAATACATAACCAGCGCCAACGTGGCCTGCGGTTTCCACGCCGGGGACCCCTCGGTGATGAAGGCCACCGTGGCCCTGGCCAAAGAGTTCGGGGTGGCGGTGGGGGCCCATCCGGGCCTGCCCGACCTGCAGGGTTTCGGCCGCCGGGAGATGAAGCTCACCCCGGCCGAGGTCTACGACATCATCGTGTACCAGGCCGGAGCCCTCAAGGGCTTCTGCGAGGCGGCGGGCCTCAGGCTGCACCACGTGAAGCCCCACGGCAGCCTCTACGGCATGGTGCACCGCGACCCGGAGATGGCCGCCGCCGTGTGCCAGGCGGCCAAGGACCTGGACCCGGACCTGTACCTGTACGTGATGAAAAAGGGCGTCATCGCCGAGGAGGCGGCCAAGCTGGGGGTGCGCACCGTGTTCGAGCTCTACTCGGACCTTAGCTACGACCCCGAGGGCAACCTGGTGATCACCCGGGCCCACGACGCCCACGACCCCGCGCAGGTGGCCCAGCGGGTGGGCAAGATGGTCACCCAGGGCAAGGTGGCCGCCACCGACGGCAGCGAGATAGCCATCGCCGGCTCCTCGGTGTGCGTGCACGGCGACACCCCCGGCGCGGATCAGATAGTCATGGCGGTGCGCCAGGCCCTGGAGGGGGCCGGGTGCGCCTTGGCCTCTCCGGAGTTGTAA
- the torT gene encoding TMAO reductase system periplasmic protein TorT, with amino-acid sequence MKMHKFGTRALVVMLATAALLVGGTMALAKDAGQWWPVKVNAYYGKYDVKMKKPGRPCGSLEGPKVQDWVPPMKAKKPYTIGVSFPHLKDPYWLAVNYGIVSEAKRLGVGINLVAAGGYTELAKQVNQVENLSQQGVDGIIIGSISYTALDPMVKQITAKGIPVVEVINDIQAPTITAKAMVSFYDMGFHAGEFVMGDAKDKKEVNVVFLPGPAGSGWAPDTLDGFKEAIKKFPGKINILAVKWGDTGKAVQLKLIENALQTFPKIDYLIGNAVAADAAVGPVAEQSRKDVKIVSTYIIPPLYDKIKKGQVAAAPSDLTVTQGQMAVDMMVRILNGEKAGKDFPFRAGPIIPTITKQTIDKYPYDLLFGPRSFRPEFKVAPKK; translated from the coding sequence ATGAAAATGCATAAATTTGGAACCCGCGCGTTGGTGGTCATGTTGGCCACGGCCGCTTTGCTGGTGGGCGGCACCATGGCCCTGGCCAAGGACGCCGGGCAGTGGTGGCCGGTAAAGGTCAACGCCTATTACGGTAAATACGACGTCAAGATGAAAAAGCCCGGCCGCCCCTGCGGCAGCCTGGAAGGCCCCAAGGTGCAGGACTGGGTTCCCCCCATGAAGGCCAAAAAGCCCTACACCATCGGCGTGTCCTTCCCCCACCTCAAGGATCCCTATTGGCTGGCCGTCAACTACGGCATCGTCAGCGAGGCCAAGCGCCTGGGCGTGGGCATCAACCTGGTGGCCGCCGGCGGCTATACCGAGTTGGCCAAGCAGGTTAACCAGGTGGAAAACCTTTCCCAGCAGGGCGTGGACGGCATCATCATCGGTTCCATCTCCTACACCGCCCTGGACCCCATGGTTAAGCAGATCACCGCCAAGGGCATTCCCGTGGTGGAGGTCATCAACGACATCCAGGCTCCCACCATCACCGCCAAGGCCATGGTTTCCTTCTATGACATGGGCTTCCACGCCGGCGAGTTCGTGATGGGCGACGCCAAGGACAAGAAGGAAGTCAACGTGGTCTTCCTGCCCGGTCCGGCGGGCAGCGGCTGGGCTCCGGACACCCTGGACGGCTTCAAGGAAGCCATCAAGAAGTTCCCCGGCAAGATCAACATCCTGGCCGTCAAGTGGGGCGACACCGGCAAGGCCGTGCAGCTCAAGCTCATCGAGAACGCCCTGCAGACCTTCCCCAAGATCGACTACCTGATCGGTAACGCCGTGGCCGCCGACGCCGCGGTGGGCCCGGTGGCCGAGCAGTCGCGCAAGGACGTCAAGATCGTGTCCACCTACATCATTCCCCCGCTCTACGACAAGATCAAAAAGGGCCAGGTGGCCGCGGCTCCTTCCGACCTGACCGTGACCCAGGGCCAGATGGCCGTGGACATGATGGTGCGTATCCTCAACGGCGAAAAGGCGGGCAAGGACTTCCCCTTCCGCGCCGGTCCCATCATCCCCACCATCACCAAGCAGACCATCGACAAGTACCCCTACGACCTGCTCTTCGGGCCGCGCTCCTTCCGGCCCGAGTTCAAGGTGGCGCCCAAGAAGTAG
- the gabT gene encoding 4-aminobutyrate--2-oxoglutarate transaminase has product MTAKTSNQSLGALREQAVPQGPFNSTPYFTDRALGAEIWDVEGNRFIDFAGGIGVVNVGHCNPKVVEAVKAQAERFLHTCFHIVMYEPYVELADRLNRLTPGDFAKKTVLVNSGAESVENAVKAARYYTKRPAVIVAEGAFHGRTLLAMSMTSKVKPYKFGYGPFAPEIYRMPYAYCYRCPYHLSYPSCGVACAHGLEDFFIEHVAAENTAAVVLEPVLGEGGFVVPPPEYFKIISEICHKYGILLVADEVQTGVCRTGRMFAMEHFGVAADLTTVAKSIAGGLPLAGVVGRAEIMEASHVGGLGGTYGGNPVACAAALAVLDFIDEVDLAARAEAIGQRIRERFEEMAGHYELIGEVRGLGAMMALELVSDRKAKTPAGEEAKKLTAWCHQHGLVLLSCGKYGNVIRTLMPLVISDDLLEEGLDILEKGLAAVSQG; this is encoded by the coding sequence TTGACGGCCAAAACCAGCAACCAGTCCCTGGGGGCGCTGCGCGAGCAGGCGGTTCCTCAGGGGCCTTTCAACAGCACGCCCTATTTCACGGACCGGGCCCTGGGGGCCGAGATATGGGACGTGGAAGGCAACCGTTTCATCGACTTCGCCGGGGGCATCGGCGTGGTCAACGTGGGCCACTGCAACCCCAAGGTGGTGGAGGCGGTAAAGGCCCAGGCCGAGCGTTTTCTGCACACCTGCTTCCACATCGTCATGTACGAGCCCTATGTGGAACTGGCCGACCGGCTCAACCGGCTCACTCCCGGTGATTTCGCCAAAAAGACCGTGCTGGTCAACAGCGGGGCCGAGTCGGTGGAAAACGCGGTCAAGGCGGCGCGCTACTACACTAAGCGCCCGGCGGTGATCGTGGCCGAGGGGGCCTTCCACGGCCGCACGCTGCTGGCCATGAGCATGACCAGCAAGGTCAAGCCCTACAAGTTCGGCTACGGGCCCTTCGCGCCCGAGATCTACCGCATGCCCTATGCCTATTGCTACCGCTGCCCCTACCACCTGAGCTACCCCTCCTGCGGGGTGGCCTGCGCCCACGGCCTGGAGGATTTCTTCATCGAGCACGTGGCCGCCGAAAACACCGCGGCGGTGGTGCTGGAGCCGGTGCTGGGCGAGGGCGGCTTCGTGGTGCCCCCGCCGGAGTACTTCAAGATCATCTCCGAAATATGCCATAAGTACGGCATACTGCTGGTGGCCGACGAGGTGCAGACCGGGGTGTGCCGCACCGGGCGCATGTTCGCCATGGAGCATTTCGGGGTGGCCGCCGACCTGACCACCGTGGCCAAGTCCATCGCCGGGGGCCTGCCCCTGGCCGGGGTGGTGGGCCGGGCCGAGATCATGGAGGCCTCCCACGTGGGCGGCCTGGGCGGCACCTACGGCGGCAACCCCGTGGCCTGCGCCGCGGCCCTGGCCGTGCTGGACTTCATCGACGAGGTGGATCTGGCCGCCCGGGCAGAGGCCATTGGCCAGCGCATCCGCGAGCGATTCGAGGAAATGGCCGGGCACTACGAGCTCATCGGCGAGGTGCGCGGCCTGGGGGCCATGATGGCCCTGGAGCTGGTGAGCGACCGCAAGGCCAAGACCCCGGCCGGCGAGGAGGCCAAGAAGCTCACCGCCTGGTGTCACCAGCACGGCTTGGTGCTGCTGTCCTGCGGCAAATACGGTAACGTCATCAGAACCCTCATGCCGCTGGTCATCAGCGACGACTTGCTGGAAGAGGGCCTGGATATATTGGAAAAGGGATTGGCCGCCGTCAGCCAAGGCTAG